Proteins encoded in a region of the Isosphaeraceae bacterium EP7 genome:
- a CDS encoding DUF1559 domain-containing protein, which yields MARRGFTLIELLVVISIIAVMIALLLPAVQAAREAARRIQCTNNMKQLGLGVHNYEGIAGALPPASVLGGSGTVVSTWIGWSVQGRILPFMEQGPMFAAINFNHSGESPQNTTVASQGVSVLLCPSEVDPRPAAANVGLSNVTNYGFCMGDWFVWGGFRGPENRSAFGPNRSRRWGDFVDGLSNTVFAAEGKAKQPLYRDCGGLSLVNNPADVPGTERSPLEVVPEYAGGGCEYKTGHSEWTDGQAHHTGFTTAWTPNRRSVGSSPAGEAIDLDITGQREKKGGPTFAAITARSYHPGGINTLFGDGSVRFIKDGISGPTWRALGTVAGGEVISSDSF from the coding sequence ATGGCCAGACGCGGATTCACGCTCATCGAATTGCTCGTGGTCATCTCGATCATCGCCGTGATGATCGCCCTGCTCCTCCCGGCCGTGCAGGCCGCCCGGGAGGCCGCACGCCGCATCCAATGCACGAACAACATGAAGCAGCTCGGCCTGGGGGTGCACAATTACGAGGGCATCGCGGGGGCACTCCCGCCGGCGTCCGTCCTCGGCGGCTCGGGCACCGTCGTGTCCACCTGGATCGGCTGGAGCGTCCAGGGTCGCATCCTGCCGTTCATGGAGCAGGGCCCGATGTTCGCCGCCATCAACTTCAATCACTCGGGCGAGAGCCCTCAGAACACCACGGTGGCCAGCCAGGGGGTCTCCGTACTGCTCTGCCCTAGCGAGGTCGACCCCCGACCCGCCGCCGCGAACGTGGGACTCTCGAATGTCACGAATTACGGGTTCTGCATGGGCGACTGGTTCGTCTGGGGCGGCTTCCGAGGACCGGAGAACCGGAGCGCCTTCGGCCCCAATCGGAGTCGTCGCTGGGGGGACTTCGTCGACGGCCTGAGCAACACCGTCTTCGCCGCCGAGGGCAAGGCCAAGCAGCCCCTGTATCGCGACTGCGGAGGTCTCTCGCTCGTCAACAACCCCGCCGATGTTCCCGGCACCGAACGATCTCCACTCGAGGTCGTCCCGGAATATGCCGGGGGCGGCTGCGAGTACAAGACCGGGCACTCGGAATGGACTGACGGGCAGGCGCACCACACGGGCTTCACGACGGCCTGGACGCCGAACCGGCGTTCCGTAGGCTCCTCCCCAGCGGGAGAGGCGATCGACCTCGACATCACGGGCCAGCGGGAGAAGAAGGGCGGGCCGACCTTCGCGGCCATCACTGCCCGAAGCTATCACCCCGGCGGGATCAATACCCTGTTCGGCGACGGCAGCGTGCGATTCATCAAGGACGGCATCAGCGGGCCGACCTGGCGGGCCCTGGGGACGGTCGCCGGCGGCGAGGTCATCAGCTCCGACTCGTTCTGA